ATGCGATTAAGGCCAAAGAACTTTTTATCAAAGACGTGAACTATATCGTCCGTAATGACGAGGTAGTAATCGTAGACGAATTTACAGGTCGCGTGCTGCCCGGTAGGCGTTGGAGCGATGGTTTGCATCAGGCGATCGAAGCGAAAGAGCAAACAGAAATTCAACCGGAAACTCAAACTCTGGCTACGATTACCTATCAAAATCTTTTCTTGCTTTATCCGAAATTGGGTGGGATGACCGGCACTGCCAAAACGGAAGAAGCAGAGTTTGAAAAGATTTACAAACTGGAAGTAACTATCATTCCAACCAATCGACCCAATATCCGTGGAGATATGTCGGATGTGGTCTACAAAACAGAAGCAGCCAAATGGCGGGCGATTGCTGAAGAATGCGCGGAAATGCACCAACTCGGTCGCCCGGTATTAGTTGGCACTACCAGCGTTGAGAAATCAGAACTCCTGAGTTCCCTACTCCGGGAAAGAAACGTTCCTCACAATCTCCTCAATGCCAAGCCAGAGAACGTAGAACGCGAGTCGGAAATTATTGCCCAAGCAGGTCGCAAAGGAGCGGTGACGATCGCGACAAACATGGCCGGTCGCGGTACAGACATCATTCTCGGCGGTAACGCCGACTACATGGCGCGGCTGAAATTGCGGGAATACTTTATGCCCAGGATTGTACAGCAAGAGGAAGATGAATTTTCGATCCGGCGAGTTCCCGGCGCAGAAGCAGAACGCAGCGGTGGGATAGGTTTTGCTCCCGGTGCTACCAAGAAAGTAAAAACTTGGAAAGCATCAGCGCAAATTTTCCCCGTACAGCTATCGCGGGAAGCAGAAAAGATGCTCAAAGACGCTGTAGAAGTTGCTGTTTCCCAGTATGGAGAAAACAGCTTATCGGAATTAGAAGCCGAGGATAAGGTCGCGGTAGCATCCGAAAAAGCGCCCACCGAAGACCCCGCAATTCAAAAACTGCGGGAAGCTTACAACGAGGTTCGCAGGACATACGAGCAATACACCAGCAGCGAACACCAAGAAGTTGTGAAATTGGGCGGTTTGCACGTGATCGGGACGGAAAGACACGAATCTCGGCGGATCGACAACCAATTGCGGGGACGTGCGGGACGGCAAGGAGACCCAGGTTCGACTAAGTTCTTCTTGAGTTTGGAAGATAATTTGTTGCGGATTTTTGGTGGCGATCGCGTTAAGTCCATGATGGAGATGTTCCGAGTGGAAGAAGATATGCCGATCGAATCCGGTATGCTCACTCGCTCCCTGGAAGGTGCCCAAAGAAAGGTAGAAACTTATTACTACGACATCCGCAAACAGGTGTTTGAGTACGACGAAGTGATGAACAATCAGCGTCGCGCTATCTATGCCGAACGTCGCCGGGTGCTGGAAGGTCAAGACTTGAAAGAGCAGGTAATTAAATACGCTGAAAAAACGATGGACGACATCGTAGATGCTTATGTCAACCCAGAGCTGCCATCGGAAGAATGGGAATTAGGTAAGCTGGTGAGTAAGGTGAAGGAATTTGTCTATCTGTTGTCTGATATGGAAGCAAATCAATTAGAAGATTTGTCTGTAGGCGAAATCAAAACTTTCCTGCACGAGCAAGTGCGAATTGCCTACGACCTCAAAGAAGCCCAGATAGAACAAATTCAGCCGGGATTGATGCGTCAAGCGGAGCGATTCTTTATCTTGCAGCAAATCGATACCCTTTGGCGCGAGCATTTACAAGCAATGGATGCACTGCGAGAAAGTGTCGGTCTGCGCGGCTACGGTCAAAAAGACCCGTTGATCGAATATAAGAGCGAGGGATACGAAACTTTCTTGGAGATGATGACAGCAATTCGTCGCAATGTTGTCTATTCCTTGTTCCAATTTCAACCGCAGATGCAGTGAAAAGAGGGGCTAGGGATTAGGGGCTAGGGGCTAGAGCGCCAGTCCAGTAAAAGAGGTTGACAAAAGAAATAAGATGTGTGTGCATAGAAACCTCGGCAGGGCGAAGCATTCGGACATAAAAATTGTTGCAGATCGCGATCGATTGTCGCCCGAATGCTTCGCCCCTACACAATACATATTTCGTTGTTTTTGTCAATTTATTCTAGTGGACTGGCGTTCTAGGGAGTGGGGGAGTGGGGGAGTGGGGGAGCGGGAGAATAAATCTTTTCCCTTTTCCCTCTTCCCTCTTCCCTAGCCCCTAACCCCTAGCCCCTAGTCTCGCAGAGGAATGAGCAAGCGACTGAGGACTCTGCCATCATCTATTTGATAGAAGTTAAGCTCGCCTGCCATTTGTCTGACGATCGATTGACAAATCCGCAGATGGAGTCCGGGTGGTTTGTCCAGAGTGGAAGGAACGAGATCGTCAGAGGGTGCTTGTTGTAGCTCGGCAATGAGTACCGGGTCGATCGCTCCGTCATCTGTCACGGACAGCTCGATAAAACGATCGGGGGGATAATGATGGCTATGGGAGGGCGAAAGCTCTTCTTCGCCATAGCCTCTACTTTCATGTCCCAGCTGACGACACCAAATGTCAATCCGTCCTCCGGTGCGAACTCGATCGCACGCAGCCATCAATATTTCGTGAATTACTAATTCGATTTTGACAATATCTAATTTTTTGCTGAGGTTGGTAGTGAGGGCTTTCTCACCTTCGGTATCGTGGATTTGAGCCCAGATACGTTTTTGTTTGATTGCCGGATCGATACGATCGAGCGATCGCAACAACAAGCTGGTCAATCTAATTGAATCTTTTGTAGATGCAAAAGAAGCTGCGATTGAATTTTTTTCTGAATCTTCATCTTCAATTCCGTCATCCGACAAAACTTTGCCATTTTCTAATTCCCGATAGCCAATTTTCCACTGCTCATTGGCAAGCATAGAATAAATATAGATAGCCAGTCCACCATGACGCGAATCTTGCTTAGTCAACAAATCCTTAGAATTTTTAATTGCTGGGGAACTATGGAATCGCCCCGCAGGCTGGCGTAACTCTTTGACTGCTCCCTGACGGCTTAAATCTTCTACGAGCTCAATTTGGGGCGGCTGTAAATATTGCCGTGCCAAATCGGCAATTAAACGATGTTTATACCAATTTAAACATTGCAGTTCTTCTCGTTCTTCAGACAGAGAATCGATCAGCATCTTATAGCGACGCAACCATGCTAGCTGAGAGGTTAGCAAGCCGAACATCGGTAGAGCGCTGTTTGGCCAACTTCCAGTACCTTTTGCGACGATCGCCACCCCAGTAGGCTCGTGTTCCGGAGCGGTTTGCAGAGGCATAACCATAATCTCGCTAATGCCAGGGCCGGAAATCCAACTGCGCGTCGCTGGAGAAATATTTGTTACATCTTTGACTAAAAGACCATCAGATGCTAAAGCTTCTTGAATTAACTCGTCGCTGCGTATGGGGACAATAAAGTTTGAGTCGATCGCGAATTGGTAGTTGCTGACATCTGTAGTTAGGATGCGGCCTTCTTTGCTTCTGGGAGACCAGCTAACCAAAGCGGCAACGGGAGCTTGTAGCATAGTAGCAATCGATTGCAGAGCGGCTTTTTCTATATGCTCGAGCGAAAAAGCTTGCTGCATTGTGGTCAGACCCCATTGCAGA
This genomic window from Aerosakkonema funiforme FACHB-1375 contains:
- the secA gene encoding preprotein translocase subunit SecA codes for the protein MLKTLLGDPNARKLKKFQPYIAEINILEEDMQALSDRELIGKTAAFKERLAKAKTPSEEKEILDEILPEAFAAVREASRRVLGLRHFDVQLLGGIILHSGQIAEMKTGEGKTLVSTLPAYLNALSGKGVHVITVNDYLAKRDAEWMGQIHRFLGLSVGLIQAGMNSTERQKNYQCDITYATNSEIGFDYLRDNMATSMSEVVQRPFNYCVIDEVDSILIDEARTPLIISGQVEKPSEKYIRAAQVAMGLNKEDHYEVDEKARNVILSDEGFAQAEKLLEVNDLYDPNDPWAHYIFNAIKAKELFIKDVNYIVRNDEVVIVDEFTGRVLPGRRWSDGLHQAIEAKEQTEIQPETQTLATITYQNLFLLYPKLGGMTGTAKTEEAEFEKIYKLEVTIIPTNRPNIRGDMSDVVYKTEAAKWRAIAEECAEMHQLGRPVLVGTTSVEKSELLSSLLRERNVPHNLLNAKPENVERESEIIAQAGRKGAVTIATNMAGRGTDIILGGNADYMARLKLREYFMPRIVQQEEDEFSIRRVPGAEAERSGGIGFAPGATKKVKTWKASAQIFPVQLSREAEKMLKDAVEVAVSQYGENSLSELEAEDKVAVASEKAPTEDPAIQKLREAYNEVRRTYEQYTSSEHQEVVKLGGLHVIGTERHESRRIDNQLRGRAGRQGDPGSTKFFLSLEDNLLRIFGGDRVKSMMEMFRVEEDMPIESGMLTRSLEGAQRKVETYYYDIRKQVFEYDEVMNNQRRAIYAERRRVLEGQDLKEQVIKYAEKTMDDIVDAYVNPELPSEEWELGKLVSKVKEFVYLLSDMEANQLEDLSVGEIKTFLHEQVRIAYDLKEAQIEQIQPGLMRQAERFFILQQIDTLWREHLQAMDALRESVGLRGYGQKDPLIEYKSEGYETFLEMMTAIRRNVVYSLFQFQPQMQ